From Antennarius striatus isolate MH-2024 chromosome 14, ASM4005453v1, whole genome shotgun sequence, the proteins below share one genomic window:
- the LOC137607472 gene encoding zinc fingers and homeoboxes protein 1-like, with protein sequence MASRRKSSTPCMVPPQEAMDSDQEMDEVSDTAELEETFSSEVYGLLEEERDEEVKPVSDHYLDSNVAEGGYECKYCSFQTTELNLFTVHVDTEHPDVVLNSSYVCMECDYHTKSYDTLLAHNARLHPGEDSFTRTMVKQNNETIFQQTVNDLTFDGSFVKVEDEEDEEAEETSHIGIALSKTPIMRVKRPEPKKFSAYRMTIEDVIKVESDDEDYENKEPPALSPAPGTPMAPHLLPVSTTLQVQALPQNLVVNSPSLLQIKGGPGGGGLLPPGTLAQVLSALQSQQNSPQTQLLIPVSSIPTYNTAMDSNVLLVSAYNRFPYPSVSEIVGLSSQTKFSEEQIKVWFSAQRLKHGVSWTPEEVEEARRKKFNGTVQNVPQTITVIPANIAAAANGLQSIFQTCQIVGQPGLVLTQVSGNGSTLPVASPITLTVAGVPGNQPKAAEPLASESRSELSAGSSPCLDSSGSKPKKSKEQLAELKASYGRRQFATEAEISRLMQVTKLSKRAIKKWFSDTRYNQRNSRDHHGVLLSDTSSRTAPLTGRGGRSSSSSSSHNDTPTTIVIDSSDDASDCSPTTANTVPSAGPFRDRRVKFRHAFPDFTPQKFKEKTPEQLFLLEASFQQSDTPSDEELSRLRSQTKLTRREVDAWFSERRKAPSASQSKDDTEGVPEKGPHSTQDRQSTPTTGRKVLKKTPEQLHILKKAFVRTQWPTSEEYDQMADQSGLPRTYIVNWFGDTRYACKNSNLKWFYLYQSGKVDEALNGGAKSLKKSRKRFRGWSRRTRRPYPCKPSPQGGAVAIKVKSGQAFLRDYYLRHRGLSERDLDDLVMKSSMSYEQVRDWFSNTARRVEEGQEAFSEQEPAEGSEEGADMEVKGHGGEATDDEEKEEKAEDVDEVMEEGSEGVAPSRPQEEET encoded by the exons ATGGCCAGCAGGAGGAAGTCCAGCACCCCCTGCATGGTTCCCCCTCAGGAAGCCATGGACTCGGATCAGGAGATGGATGAGGTCTCGGACACAGCCGAGCTGGAAGAGACGTTCTCCTCAGAGGTCTATGGTCTCCTTGAGGAGGAGCGGGATGAGGAGGTCAAACCCGTCTCAGACCACTACTTGGACTCCAACGTGGCAGAAGGTGGCTACGAGTGCAAGTACTGCAGCTTCCAGACGACAGAGCTCAACCTGTTCACCGTGCACGTGGACACGGAGCATCCAGACGTCGTCCTCAACTCCTCCTATGTCTGCATGGAGTGTGACTACCACACCAAGAG TTACGACACGCTGCTGGCCCACAACGCCAGGCTCCACCCAGGTGAGGACAGCTTCACACGGACCATGGTGAAGCAAAACAACGAGACCATCTTCCAGCAGACGGTCAATGATCTCACGTTCGACGGCAGCTTTGTGAAagtggaggacgaggaggacgaggaggcagaggagacgTCCCACATAGGCATCGCCCTCAGCAAGACGCCCATCATGAGGGTGAAGAGACCCGAACCCAAGAAGTTCTCTGCTTACAGAATGACCATCGAGGACGTTATCAAGGTGGAAAGCGACGATGAAGACTACGAGAACAAGGAACCACCAGCGCTCTCCCCTGCCCCAGGGACCCCCATGGCCCCTCACCTTTTACCCGTGTCCACGACGCTGCAGGTCCAGGCGCTCCCTCAAAACTTAGTGGTCAACAGTCCCAGCCTGCTGCAGATTAAAGGTGGCCCGGGTGGAGGCGGCCTGCTGCCCCCTGGGACCCTGGCTCAGGTTCTGTCTGCCCTGCAGAGTCAGCAGAACAGCCCCCAGACCCAGCTCCTCATCCCCGTCAGCAGCATCCCCACCTACAACACGGCCATGGACAGCAACGTGCTGCTGGTCAGCGCCTACAACAG GTTCCCCTACCCCTCCGTGTCTGAGATCGTGGGCTTGTCATCACAGACCAAGTTCAGCGAGGAGCAGATTAAAGTCTGGTTTTCAGCACAGAGGCTGAAACATGGAGTCAGCTGGACACCGGAGGAG GTCGAAGAGGCGAGGAGGAAGAAGTTTAATGGCACGGTGCAGAACGTTCCTCAGACCATCACTGTCATCCCAGCCAACATCGCTGCAGCTGCCAACGGTCTGCAGTCCATCTTCCAGACCTGCCAGATCGTGGGCCAGCCGGGGCTCGTCCTCACTCAGGTGTCCGGCAATGGCAGCACTTTGCCGGTggcctcccccatcaccctgaCGGTCGCAGGTGTCCCCGGCAATCAGCCCAAAGCCGCCGAGCCGTTGGCATCGGAGTCCAGGTCGGAGCTGTCAGCTGGTTCCTCGCCCTGTTTGGACTCCTCCGGGTCCAAACCCAAGAAGTCCAAGGAGCAGCTGGCCGAGCTGAAGGCCAGCTACGGCCGGAGGCAGTTCGCCACTGAGGCGGAGATCTCACGCCTCATGCAGGTCACCAAACTGTCCAAGCGAGCGATAAAGAAATGGTTCAGTGACACGCGATACaaccagaggaactccaggGACCACCACGGCGTCCTGCTGAGCGACACCAGCAGCAGAACGGCGCCGCTCACAGGCCGAGGAGGACGcagtagtagcagcagcagcagccacaacgacacccccaccaccatcgTTATCGACTCCAGCGACGACGCCAGCGACTGCTCCCCCACCACTGCAAACACGGTGCCCTCCGCAGGTCCTTTCAGGGATAGACGTGTCAAATTCCGTCATGCCTTTCCTGACTTCACGCCACAGAAGTTCAAGGAGAAGACTCCAGAGCAGCTGTTCCTCCTGGAGGCCAGCTTCCAGCAGTCAGACACGCCCTCCGACGAGGAGCTCAGTCGCCTGCGCTCGCAGACCAAGCTGACGCGACGCGAGGTGGACGCCTGGTTCTCCGAACGGCGGAAAGCACCTTCGGCCTCGCAGTCAAAGGACGACACTGAGGGGGTACCTGAGAAGGGCCCTCACTCCACTCAGGACCGTCAGAGCACTCCCACCACCGGCAGAAAGGTGCTGAAGAAGACTCCAGAGCAGCTCCACATCCTGAAGAAGGCTTTCGTTCGGACGCAGTGGCCCACGTCTGAGGAGTACGACCAGATGGCCGACCAGAGCGGCCTGCCACGCACCTACATCGTCAACTGGTTCGGAGACACACGCTACGCCTGCAAGAACAGCAACCTGAAGTGGTTCTACCTCTACCAGAGCGGAAAG GTGGACGAGGCACTGAACGGTGGAGCCAAGAGCCTCAAGAAGTCCAGGAAGCGTTTCCGTGGTTGGTCCAGGAGGACCCGTCGGCCCTATCCCTGTAAACCATCTCCACAGGGGGGCGCCGTGGCCATCAAG GTGAAGTCTGGACAGGCGTTCCTGAGGGACTACTACCTGCGGCACCGGGGCCTCAGCGAGAGGGACCTGGACGACCTGGTGATGAAGTCCAGCATGAGCTACGAGCAGGTGAGGGACTGGTTCTCCAACACCGCCAGGAGGGTGGAGGAGGGCCAGGAGGCCTTCAGCGAGCAGGAGCCAGCGGAGGGCAGCGAGGAAGGAGCAGACATGGAGGTCAAAGGGCACGGGGGGGAGGCCACAGACGacgaggagaaagaggagaaagcTGAAGACGTGGACGAAGTCATGGAGGAGGGATCTGAAGGAGTCGCGCCGTCACGCCCTCAAgaggaggagacatga